Proteins from a genomic interval of Sparus aurata chromosome 21, fSpaAur1.1, whole genome shotgun sequence:
- the LOC115572198 gene encoding uncharacterized protein LOC115572198 isoform X2 has translation MIPLTEDVMKLQKVLKSTEEEAKDKLLNGPNPTAYETLSECLLAQIILFNRRRQGEAAKMPLVTYRDRAAEQPNEDIMKCLSRLEKDLSHEFTRLVVRGKRGRKVPVLLTKGMTSSLDFLIENRGVERDILESYEYVFARQNTDSHIRGSDCLRKYAALSGAKRPETLTSTQLRKHVATLSQIMNLKDNESDQLAKYMGHDIRVHREYYRLTENTLQLAKMSKLLMAIELGTDVYRGKSLDELDLDLEMALSAKDGSIQESQVTQSNDSGETLELPEDMDEPDRKPSEEKRGETGSSKRKRTKERSRPSPCSDEEPQSPSFSQPFKVQKRGETDMDLPKGIRRRPWSKREKEAVWRQLGKYITLLRVPGKEECMNALQAERALKRRTWTDVKN, from the exons atgattCCACTCACAGAGGATGTCATGAAGCTTCAGAAAGTGTTGAagtccacagaggaggaggcaaaGGACAAGCTCCTGAATGGACCAAACCCAACAGCTTACGAGACGCTCAGCGAGTGCCTTCTTGCCCAAATCATCCTGTTCAACAGAAGACGCCAAGGTGAGGCGGCAAAAATGCCTCTGGTGACATACAGAGACAGAGCCGCTGAGCAACCAAATGAAGACATCATGAAGTGCCTCTCAAGGCTAGAAAAGGATTTGAGTCATGAGTTTACCCGGTTAGTGgtcagaggaaagagaggacgTAAAGTGCCGGTGCTTCTTACAAAAGGGATGACTTCCTCACTTGACTTCCTCATTGAAAACAGGGGTGTGGAGAGGGACATTTTGGAAAGTTATGAGTATGTTTTTGCAAGACAGAATACCGATTCCCATATTCGAGGTTCAGACTGTTTGAGGAAATATGCAGCTCTAAGTGGAGCAAAGAGACCTGAAACACTCACCTCGACCCAACTGAGGAAACACGTGGCTACACTGAGCCAGATTATGAATCTCAAAGACAATGAATCGGACCAGCTTGCTAAATACATGGGACATGATATTCGCGTTCATCGCGAATATTATCGGCTCACAGAGAATACGCTACAGCTTGCTAAAATGAGCAAGCTGCTCATGGCTATTGAACTTGGAACTGATGTCTACAGAGGCAAATCTCTTGATGAGCTTGATTTAGACTTAGAAA TGGCTTTGTCTGCCAAAGATGGATCAATACAAGAATCCCAGGTCACGCAAAGCAATGACAGTGGGGAAACTTTAGAGCTTCCTGAAGACATGGATG AACCAGATAGAAAGCcatcagaggaaaaaagaggagagacag GGTCCTCCAAGAGAAAAAGGACGAAGGAGCGTTCTCGGCCTTCTCCATGTTCAGATG aagAGCCACAAAGCCCCTCCTTTTCCcaaccatttaaagtccagaagagaggagagacag ATATGGATCTTCCAAAAGGCATCCGTCGCAGGCCTTGGAGTAAACGGGAGAAAGAAGCTGTATGGAGGCAGTTGGGGAAGTATATCACACTTCTACGAGTTCCTGGGAAAGAGGAGTGCATGAATGCATTACAAGCTGAACGTGCGCTGAAAAGGCGCACATGGACAGATGTAAAAAATTAA
- the LOC115572198 gene encoding uncharacterized protein LOC115572198 isoform X1, giving the protein MIPLTEDVMKLQKVLKSTEEEAKDKLLNGPNPTAYETLSECLLAQIILFNRRRQGEAAKMPLVTYRDRAAEQPNEDIMKCLSRLEKDLSHEFTRLVVRGKRGRKVPVLLTKGMTSSLDFLIENRGVERDILESYEYVFARQNTDSHIRGSDCLRKYAALSGAKRPETLTSTQLRKHVATLSQIMNLKDNESDQLAKYMGHDIRVHREYYRLTENTLQLAKMSKLLMAIELGTDVYRGKSLDELDLDLEMALSAKDGSIQESQVTQSNDSGETLELPEDMDEPDRKPSEEKRGETGSSKRKRTKERSRPSPCSDEEPQSPSFSQPFKVQKRGETGSSKRKRTKERSLPSPCSDEEPQSPSFSQGERRDRVLQEKKDEGAFLAFIRATKPLLFPTI; this is encoded by the exons atgattCCACTCACAGAGGATGTCATGAAGCTTCAGAAAGTGTTGAagtccacagaggaggaggcaaaGGACAAGCTCCTGAATGGACCAAACCCAACAGCTTACGAGACGCTCAGCGAGTGCCTTCTTGCCCAAATCATCCTGTTCAACAGAAGACGCCAAGGTGAGGCGGCAAAAATGCCTCTGGTGACATACAGAGACAGAGCCGCTGAGCAACCAAATGAAGACATCATGAAGTGCCTCTCAAGGCTAGAAAAGGATTTGAGTCATGAGTTTACCCGGTTAGTGgtcagaggaaagagaggacgTAAAGTGCCGGTGCTTCTTACAAAAGGGATGACTTCCTCACTTGACTTCCTCATTGAAAACAGGGGTGTGGAGAGGGACATTTTGGAAAGTTATGAGTATGTTTTTGCAAGACAGAATACCGATTCCCATATTCGAGGTTCAGACTGTTTGAGGAAATATGCAGCTCTAAGTGGAGCAAAGAGACCTGAAACACTCACCTCGACCCAACTGAGGAAACACGTGGCTACACTGAGCCAGATTATGAATCTCAAAGACAATGAATCGGACCAGCTTGCTAAATACATGGGACATGATATTCGCGTTCATCGCGAATATTATCGGCTCACAGAGAATACGCTACAGCTTGCTAAAATGAGCAAGCTGCTCATGGCTATTGAACTTGGAACTGATGTCTACAGAGGCAAATCTCTTGATGAGCTTGATTTAGACTTAGAAA TGGCTTTGTCTGCCAAAGATGGATCAATACAAGAATCCCAGGTCACGCAAAGCAATGACAGTGGGGAAACTTTAGAGCTTCCTGAAGACATGGATG AACCAGATAGAAAGCcatcagaggaaaaaagaggagagacag GGTCCTCCAAGAGAAAAAGGACGAAGGAGCGTTCTCGGCCTTCTCCATGTTCAGATG aagAGCCACAAAGCCCCTCCTTTTCCcaaccatttaaagtccagaagagaggagagacag GGTCCTCCAAGAGAAAAAGGACGAAGGAGCGTTCTCTGCCTTCTCCATGTTCAGATG aagAGCCACAAAGCCCCTCCTTTTCccaaggagagaggagagacag GGTCCTCCAAGAGAAAAAGGACGAAGGAGCGTTCTTGGCCTTCAT aagAGCCACAAAGCCCCTCCTTTTCCcaaccatttaa
- the LOC115572198 gene encoding uncharacterized protein LOC115572198 isoform X3 produces MIPLTEDVMKLQKVLKSTEEEAKDKLLNGPNPTAYETLSECLLAQIILFNRRRQGEAAKMPLVTYRDRAAEQPNEDIMKCLSRLEKDLSHEFTRLVVRGKRGRKVPVLLTKGMTSSLDFLIENRGVERDILESYEYVFARQNTDSHIRGSDCLRKYAALSGAKRPETLTSTQLRKHVATLSQIMNLKDNESDQLAKYMGHDIRVHREYYRLTENTLQLAKMSKLLMAIELGTDVYRGKSLDELDLDLEMALSAKDGSIQESQVTQSNDSGETLELPEDMDEPDRKPSEEKRGETGSSKRKRTKERSRPSPCSDEEPQSPSFSQPFKVQKRGETGSSKRKRTKERSLPSPCSDEEPQSPSFSQGERRDRVLQEKKDEGAFLAFMFR; encoded by the exons atgattCCACTCACAGAGGATGTCATGAAGCTTCAGAAAGTGTTGAagtccacagaggaggaggcaaaGGACAAGCTCCTGAATGGACCAAACCCAACAGCTTACGAGACGCTCAGCGAGTGCCTTCTTGCCCAAATCATCCTGTTCAACAGAAGACGCCAAGGTGAGGCGGCAAAAATGCCTCTGGTGACATACAGAGACAGAGCCGCTGAGCAACCAAATGAAGACATCATGAAGTGCCTCTCAAGGCTAGAAAAGGATTTGAGTCATGAGTTTACCCGGTTAGTGgtcagaggaaagagaggacgTAAAGTGCCGGTGCTTCTTACAAAAGGGATGACTTCCTCACTTGACTTCCTCATTGAAAACAGGGGTGTGGAGAGGGACATTTTGGAAAGTTATGAGTATGTTTTTGCAAGACAGAATACCGATTCCCATATTCGAGGTTCAGACTGTTTGAGGAAATATGCAGCTCTAAGTGGAGCAAAGAGACCTGAAACACTCACCTCGACCCAACTGAGGAAACACGTGGCTACACTGAGCCAGATTATGAATCTCAAAGACAATGAATCGGACCAGCTTGCTAAATACATGGGACATGATATTCGCGTTCATCGCGAATATTATCGGCTCACAGAGAATACGCTACAGCTTGCTAAAATGAGCAAGCTGCTCATGGCTATTGAACTTGGAACTGATGTCTACAGAGGCAAATCTCTTGATGAGCTTGATTTAGACTTAGAAA TGGCTTTGTCTGCCAAAGATGGATCAATACAAGAATCCCAGGTCACGCAAAGCAATGACAGTGGGGAAACTTTAGAGCTTCCTGAAGACATGGATG AACCAGATAGAAAGCcatcagaggaaaaaagaggagagacag GGTCCTCCAAGAGAAAAAGGACGAAGGAGCGTTCTCGGCCTTCTCCATGTTCAGATG aagAGCCACAAAGCCCCTCCTTTTCCcaaccatttaaagtccagaagagaggagagacag GGTCCTCCAAGAGAAAAAGGACGAAGGAGCGTTCTCTGCCTTCTCCATGTTCAGATG aagAGCCACAAAGCCCCTCCTTTTCccaaggagagaggagagacag GGTCCTCCAAGAGAAAAAGGACGAAGGAGCGTTCTTGGCCTTCATGTTCAGATG a